A window of Nitrososphaerota archaeon genomic DNA:
AGCCATCCTGCTTCTTCACAAAAGGCTTTCTTAAGGGCTTCTTAACCACACTCTACGCCAAAGAGGTTTCGGTAGAAGAGATTTCGTGCTCATCTAAGGGTGACGAGAAATGCGTGTTCGAGGTTGAAATGAAGAAGTAGCTTGCTTATGTGATGCGCCTATACACGGCGCTTCGATCCAACATAGATGCTTCAGCTAAGATCTTGGCGCATTGGTAGATCAAGCTCTTATCAGAAGCCTCTAGCTCGATAGTCTCTAGCTTTTCGAGCCTACGGTAGATTGGTGTCAGATTTGGTGTCGGATTTTTGCTGAAAAAATTTTTTCCTGCTGGAACCTGACACTAAATCCGACATTAAAATCCGACACTGACCATTTCATCGCCTTTTTACGCTTCGCCTAGTGAGATTTCTAGCCTAGAGAGTTTCTTCTCAGACTCTATGTTAAGTTCTTTAAGCGCTGAGCCGCAGAGTTTAAGCGGTTTTATGGTTAGATCGTAGAATTTGTGTGCGTTCTTAGTATCTCCTTCGTCTAAATAGGCCTGTGCTTTTGTGTATAGTTGCCATGCTAATGAGGCTGTCTCCAATCCGCCAGGCCAGACAGAGAATCGGAGCTCAACTCATTAAACCATACCCAAACATGTAGCTCCTAGTTACCATCCTTAGCCACACTAACAGTTAGAGTCATGTTTCCACTCACGGTTGGGCGGTAGTATGCCGAAACTCAGCCCTCAGCTTCTGTTAACCTACTCTCGTCTGGGACCATATCAAGTCGCTTCAGCTTCTCGGCGACCGAAGCGGAAGAAGCCTTAACACCACTTAATCAGCTACGAATTAGCAGAAAAATGTGCTTAAACTATGAGAGATTTAACCCGCAGCTATGACCTCAATGACGACCTTGAACTCGTAGTTAGCCTGGGGTACCACCTTTCCGGTTGCTCCCTCCTCCTGACGAGCCCTCCTCGTCAGCGAGCCTCCAGATACCCTCGCCTGGCCTTAGTAGAACGATCCCCAAAGCGTCGATCAACCTATCGCTCAATATCACCTCGTCTTCACCAGGCGTGATGACGGTGCTCGCCTCCACCGGGCCTACTTCCCTCTAACCAGCTAAAACGCTCACTCTGACTAGCCTCCTGATCAAGAAGGTGTTCACTATCGCGCCCCCACACCCCATACTCCCTAACTTCTGAGCCGGTTGGGAGCTCTGGGTATAGACCGAACCTTTCGGCGACTCGCGTCGGGATGACTACTTCAGGCTCCTCGGCCTCGTAGCCGGAGTTGGCCAGAGCTGTCGTGGCGACTCCGCCCCAACTCGACTCCAGCCTAACCCTCACCCTAACCGCCATTGTGTTGGGTCACCGCAGCCTCGCGAATTTACCCACCCTTCTGAGCTTGCCTACACGCCTGAACTTACCCGCCCTCGGTTTCGTAGGTTGATTACTACCCAACACCTAACCACTACACATGCTACAGCGAACCCATATAAACCTTCACCCCACTTTTTGTTCGCTTCCCACCCGTTTAACAATCTGCTTGTATTAAGATTATCTTGTTCCTACGAGGTTCTGTTTCCAGTGTTCGTGGTGCTCACGGTCTATTCCATTTACAACTGGCGAAGTTGTTCAAAGCCGCTTTAGCAGAGAAGGAGCAACACCAAGAGTAAATCAGGAAAAGGGGAAAGTTAAACATTTCACCACACTAGCACGGAGAGCAATCTAAACACACAAAAAGACCGGAAAGAAGAAACCATTTGCAAAAATCATCTCCGCATATGGGAAGATGCCTAAAATAGAGTAGCCTCAAGCAAAAACTATATTCAACGCTTTAGTTTACTGTGGTGGTTGGTGTGGGTTGAAGGAGGGTTGGAGGAGTAGGATAGTGGTTGACCCTAAGGTTCTAGCTGGGAAGCCTGTTATCAAGGGTACGAGGGTATCTGTTGAGTTCATCTTGGATCTGCTCGCCAATGGTTGGAGCGTTAGAAGCATGTTGAGAAACTACCCTCAGCTGAAAAAGGAGGATGTTATCGCCGCTCTAAAGTATGCTGCTGAGGTTCTGAAGGAAGAGAAGGTCTACCCACTTCCTTGATCAAACTCTTAGCCGATGAGAACATACCGGTTGAGGCTGTGGCATTCGGTATATTTAGCCCCATATTACTCCCCATGGTGGTCGAAGACTATCATCGTCCCATTAACATCAGAAATTCTCTTCGCCAATAGGGCGAGAAGATTAAATTTTCCGCCTCCAGTTGTAACCAATATGGCGAGGTGTCTTGAAGCCACTTTGTCGAGGTTAACGGAGACAGGTACTTCAGGGTTTCTCAGCAAACTGCCAACTTTCGCCCACTGGTCTCCTTCTTTACAGAAGACCCTCTTAAGGTCAGAGTATGAGGCTTCTCGAACTTCACTTCCAGGCTCAGGGGCTAAGGATGGAATGGTGACTACACCATTTCAGGTCCTGTAGCATCCCCATTGTTTTCACAACCGCAAGATAGCCCTTGTCCCTCTTATTTCTTGAAGCGGCAACTTTCCCCTCTAGGGCTGTGTAATAGTTGTCTGCTGTCGCCAAAAGGCTGCTTCTAACCAGAGATGCTTCAACCAAACCCAATATGTGTCCTTCTGGAGATTCTACAGTAACATATTCTCCGACCTTTACTCCCCTCTTGGCTATGAAATTGAATCTGTAGGGCTTCTCCAGCCGCGATTCCTAAGGGCTCATTCTCCAAGAACATCTCTTCCTCCTATCTCAGCACACAAGCCGAGCATGTTCGCTAACCTTTCAAGGTCATCGTTTGTGACCTTACATTGTTCATGTGCTAAGCGGAGAACGTAAGGATAACCTGAAACGCTTGAAGTCTGCAGTACGTCTATTAGTCTTCCTGCCTCGCTTTTGCTAATCTTTCCAGGCGCCTCAACTCTTATGCATGGCTTGTTATCAGACAGCCTCACATAGAAAATGGTTACTCCGACATTGTCGTAGTACGGTTTAAAATATCCTGGTAACGAGCCTACATGGTTAAGGTAGAAGATGTCCCCAAAGATTCCACCAAGCATTATATTGCTTGAAGATGCTTTTGAGATAAAGACGACGTTCTCTTGTCCCATCAACTCTCTAGCGTACTCATAGAATTTTGTCGGCTTCCTTATTTCTTCTATCATAAAATCTTGCTAGGACTGAGCCGTCGATGAGCGCGAAATCTGACTTTTTAACGCTCCCCATAGCTAACTCATATTCAAATTCCATCCGCCTACTTTGAAGTTCCGTTCGGGGTCGTAGACAATCTCTCCGTTCTCCTCAACGGATAATGTACCAACACCGAGGTTAAAGAGAGGTTCAACCGTGTAAGAGCAGTCTCTTAGAATGGAGACTGCTTCTACAGCGAAGAGGTAAAACCCTTGATATGGAATGAAGTTCCAGCTGCTGTCTATGCCAGCCAGCTGAGACACTCCCAGATTTGAAGTGTAACTGTTCCAAAGACTCTTCGCCTCCAGCATTATCTCTTTGCCTAGACCGAGATTAACACCACTAACTATAGCATCCTGTAAGTTTATATGGATGCTTTTATAATCACAATTATCGGGTGGTTTTTGGGCGAAACAGTTTTGAAGAAGGTTGAAGAAATTGGAAAGAAGCTCGATGAACTGAGGGATTTTCTTGAAGATGTCTTCTTAACCACTGAGGAGTACACGTTGTTGAAGGAAACCGATGAAATCGTTAAAAGCAAACGCTTTAGCGAGTTGAAGTCTCTTAATGAAGTTTAGAGTTCTCATCCATAAAAAAGCGGATGAGTTCTTAAAGGGACTAAAATCTGAAGACAAGCAGCGCATAGTTGATAAGCTTAAGCAGCTTGAAGATTTTCTGATACTTCATATCTTTGGCGAAGTAGGTGGCGGTGCTTAGAATCCGCTACGCATTCAAACATAAAGGGCTTATCCAGACACCTTCAGAAGACACGGCATGAAGACTAAAAGCCTCAGCTACCTTCAAAAAACTCATCTATAACAACGCCGTGTGAAGCCCTCTAGATTCAGCTATCAAAAGAGTCAACCTACGTTTATGGAGCCGATGAGCCTCCTGCACACTTCATGTGTTCTTCCTGCTCGTCGCGTGGCGTCTTCTGCGTCCCCCCTACTTATGACCTCTTCAGGGGTTAGGAAGGCCTCCTCCCCACCATACAGACTAATCTCCCTCTTTTTGACGAGGATTCTGCTAGTCTCCTGCAGAAACCCCAGCTCAGCCCTAAACCATTCTGGAAACCTCCACCCAACATCAACTAAGATATCCGACACATCGTGAATCTTAGAACTCATCTCCAAATTCCGTGTCTTAGTTGGATGATTATGGATGCTATGGTTGCTAGGGCTTTGTATGTTGATGCTAGCCTTTCGTATCTTATTGTTATTCTTCTGAAGCTTTTGATCCATGCGAAGAATCTTTCTGCTGCGCTTCTCATCTTCTTGTGTGTGGTTTGGTTGTATGGTTTTGGCTTTCTACCGTTTCTTGGGTTTACTGGTATGTTGGCTTGTATGCCCATTTGGTTTAGGGTGCTTCTTATGTGCTCTGTGTCGTATGCTGAGTCTGCGTAGAGCTGGGTTGGCTTTGCTGTTAATTCTTCGATGAGTGTTGTTAGCTTCTTTGAGTCGTGCTCGCTTCCAGGCCCCACTACTATGCTTAGAGGCATAGAATTTCTATCCACGCATGCGTGTATCTTTGAGCCCTTCTTATGTTTGAAGCCATCGTACCCTACCTCTTCTCCCCCTTTTTAGCCTCTACCGTTGTGCTATCAACAGCGACCACCTCGTGCCCCCTTATCGACGCTAGCGCTTTAAGTATCCTATCCCATACTCCTTCAACCTGCCAACGCTTAAGCCTCTTCCAAGCAGTCTTATACGAGCCATACCTTAGAGGCATATCCATCCACCTACAGCCAGTAGTGAGCACGTATAGTATGCCATTTATGACG
This region includes:
- a CDS encoding DNA double-strand break repair nuclease NurA, translating into MIEEIRKPTKFYEYARELMGQENVVFISKASSSNIMLGGIFGDIFYLNHVGSLPGYFKPYYDNVGVTIFYVRLSDNKPCIRVEAPGKISKSEAGRLIDVLQTSSVSGYPYVLRLAHEQCKVTNDDLERLANMLGLCAEIGGRDVLGE
- a CDS encoding IS5 family transposase, which translates into the protein MEFCELSDGEWEVIEPLLPPRARVGRPRADDRRVINGILYVLTTGCRWMDMPLRYGSYKTAWKRLKRWQVEGVWDRILKALASIRGHEVVAVDSTTVEAKKGEKR
- a CDS encoding ATP-binding protein translates to MLRNPEVPVSVNLDKVASRHLAILVTTGGGKFNLLALLAKRISDVNGTMIVFDHHGE
- a CDS encoding transposase gives rise to the protein MHACVDRNSMPLSIVVGPGSEHDSKKLTTLIEELTAKPTQLYADSAYDTEHIRSTLNQMGIQANIPVNPRNGRKPKPYNQTTHKKMRSAAERFFAWIKSFRRITIRYERLASTYKALATIASIIIQLRHGIWR
- a CDS encoding DUF433 domain-containing protein, whose translation is MKEGWRSRIVVDPKVLAGKPVIKGTRVSVEFILDLLANGWSVRSMLRNYPQLKKEDVIAALKYAAEVLKEEKVYPLP